In Carya illinoinensis cultivar Pawnee chromosome 9, C.illinoinensisPawnee_v1, whole genome shotgun sequence, the following are encoded in one genomic region:
- the LOC122276227 gene encoding 40S ribosomal protein S20-2-like yields MAYAMKPPKQQGVDEPQEHIHKIRITLSSKNVKNLEKVCADLVRGAKDKRLRVKGPVRMPTKVLHITTRKSPCGEGTNTWDRFELRVHKRVIDLFSSPDVVKQITSITIEPGVEVEVTIADS; encoded by the coding sequence ATGGCTTACGCAATGAAGCCGCCGAAGCAGCAGGGTGTGGATGAACCCCAGGAGCATATTCACAAGATCAGGATCACCCTCTCCTCCAAGAACGTCAAGAATCTCGAGAAAGTTTGTGCGGATTTAGTTCGTGGTGCCAAGGACAAGCGTTTGAGGGTTAAGGGACCAGTGAGAATGCCCACCAAGGTTCTGCACATTACCACCAGGAAGTCCCCTTGCGGTGAAGGCACCAACACTTGGGATAGATTTGAGCTTCGTGTCCACAAACGAGTAATTGATCTCTTCAGCTCCCCTGATGTTGTTAAGCAGATCACCTCTATCACTATTGAACCTGGTGTGGAGGTTGAGGTTACCATTGCAGATTCTTGA